From a single Porites lutea chromosome 10, jaPorLute2.1, whole genome shotgun sequence genomic region:
- the LOC140949768 gene encoding ATP-binding cassette sub-family C member 3-like, which yields MTKEGDLTKVEFSGTQRKPNKKTPSLVRALTKVFWLNIVLAALFKIANDIVQFVQPLLLDLVIEYVGDKNNKVESWKGFIFAVAMFVTAIVQSFMLQYYFHYCYLLGMKVKTALLGLIYEKALLLNNASRRQSSAGEMVNLMSVDTQRIMDLATYVNMLWSSPLQILVAIYLLSVSMGISILAGVGVLVLMIPLNLIVTRQSRVQQVNQLVEKDSRILIMNEVLSGIKVLKLYAWEESFLSRIMHIRNNELRCLRNASCFNAVIEFTFTCAPFLVSFATFGVYILTGNELTASKAFLAMSLFNIIRFPFTILPFAVISFVQALVSIKRITEFLNLEEVNSGSVQKTMPSAKKGLAIHVKNGLFSWDKDEMPILENINLDIPVGSLVAVVGPVGSGKSSLLSAFLGETEKLEGVAAMEGSVAYVSQQVWMQNSTLRNNITFGKPFNSRMYQKVIDSCALEADLEIVPGGDMTEIGERGINLSGGQRQRISLARAVYSNADIYLFDDPLSAVDSQVGKHIFDHVIGPRGTLRNKTRVLVTHNISFLPQVDRIIVLKGGTISEEGTYKELLSSDGEFADFVNLFTARQQQQEQEERRVRGYTFLEKIEESENEEEINTEDNITKDPADKGLDRHRSRTTLAPTPQMEFTDGGYGLRLWSSQNTTQNNHVQRMRKISDVRGVSPRMRSDTVFSTMSFLETESMEFIKRARAESLLSVITSDSGNVNFCASSQRYDTLADMMTTKEEAEIGGVKLTVFWRYFKSMSVCLFGAFFLCLLFAECWSVAARMWLAHWSSTSTEANSTSQQPHELGIYGGLGLSQAVFVLLACFMQAFGSVMASRSLHNGLLTNILHSPMTFFESNPLGRIINRFSKDMEMVDDLVPRTLITFLRSILELSAVLFIISYVTPLFLSVILPLGILYTLIQRIFMATARQLRRMESVKRSPIYSHFFETLNGVSTIRAYSQEQRFIQENFAKVDENQMAYYPYCISDRWLQLRLEFIGSCVILFAALFAVISRDKIDSGMAGLSIVYALQITVNLNSMVRRRSQLESSIVSVERVKEYSETPTEAAWSIPDIRPPNDWPQSGSIVFQDFDLKYRQGCPLVLKNVNCIIHPGEKIGIVGRTGAGKSTLTQALFRILERAGGKIVIDQLDIATIGLHDLRQRLTIIPQDPVLFSGTLRLNLDPFSKHTDEELWQAIEASHLKDLASETENGLQFPIIEGGDNLSVGQRQLVCLARALLRKGKILVLDEATSAVDMETDDLIQQTIRREFADRTVFTIAHRLNTIMDYTRIMVLDKGFVVEFDTPINLLAQKGIFYSMAQEAGIA from the exons ATGACGAAAGAGGGCGATCTAACCAAAGTCGAATTTTCCGGAACGCAGAGAAAACCCAATAAGAAAACACCAAGCCTTGTGAGAGCGCTCACCAAAGTATTTTGGCTCAACATTGTCCTTGCAGCCTTGTTCAAAATTGCTAATGACATTGTACAATTTGTACAGCCTCTACTGCTTGA TTTGGTAATAGAATACGTTggagacaaaaacaacaaagttgAAAGCTGGAAGGGTTTCATTTTCGCGGTAGCCATGTTTGTTACAGCTATTGTTCAGTCATTTATGCTGCAGTATTACTTTCATTATTGCTATTTGCTGGGAATGAAAGTCAAGACGGCTTTATTGGGTCTTATATATGAGAAG GCTCTTCTTCTTAACAATGCATCTCGACGCCAGTCCAGCGCGGGTGAGATGGTGAACTTAATGTCTGTTGACACGCAGCGCATTATGGACCTCGCCACCTACGTGAACATGCTCTGGTCCTCTCCACTTCAGATTTTAGTCGCCATATATTTGTTGTCCGTTTCCATGGGAATATCGATTCTTGCAGGAGTCGGTGTCTTAGTACTGATGATACCTTTGAACCTGATCGTTACCAGGCAGTCACGTGTACAACAG GTCAATCAATTGGTAGAAAAAGACTCCCGCATCCTTATTATGAACGAGGTCCTGAGTGGTATTAAG GTACTGAAGTTGTACGCTTGGGAAGAatcttttctatccagaataaTGCATATAAGGAATAATGAACTACGATGCCTCAGAAATGCATCCTGCTTTAACGCTGTCATTGAATTCACTTTCACCTGCGCTCCATTCTTG GTGTCCTTTGCTACATTTGGGGTTTACATTCTAACTGGAAACGAGCTAACAGCTTCCAAGGCTTTCTTAGCAATGTCGTTGTTTAACATTATTAGATTCCCATTTACCATTCTTCCTTTCGCTGTCATCAGCTTTGTACAG gCACTTGTATCGATAAAACGTATCACAGAATTTCTGAACCTCGAGGAAGTGAATTCTGGGAGCGTTCAGAAGACTATGCCCTCAGCGA AAAAAGGATTAGCTATTCACGTGAAAAATGGGCTTTTCAGCTGGGATAAAGATGAGATGCCTATCCTCGAAAA CATCAATCTGGACATTCCTGTGGGGTCTCTTGTAGCAGTTGTTGGTCCTGTAGGAAGTGGAAAATCTTCTTTGTTGTCTGCATTCCTCGGGGAAACAGAAAAACTGGAAGGAGTGGCTGCTATGGAG GGTTCTGTGGCTTATGTTTCTCAACAAGTGTGGATGCAAAATTCCACCTTAAGAAACAACATAACGTTTGGCAAACCTTTTAACTCACGTATGTACCAGAAAGTGATTGACTCTTGTGCTCTTGAGGCAGATTTAGAGATTGTTCCTGGTGGTGACATGACAGAGATCGGAGAAAGA GGTATTAACCTTAGTGGAGGACAAAGACAGCGTATCAGCCTGGCACGTGCTGTGTATTCTAACGCTGATATCTACTTGTTTGATGATCCCCTCAGTGCTGTGGACTCACAAGTGGGAAAACATATCTTTGATCACGTTATCGGTCCTAGGGGGACTCTACGAAATAAG ACACGTGTCCTGGTTACTCACAACATCAGCTTCCTTCCTCAAGTTGATCGAATTATTGTCCTTAAAGGAGGAACAATCTCAGAG GAAGGTACATACAAAGAGCTCTTATCAAGTGATGGGGAATTTGCTGATTTCGTTAACTTATTCACCGCCAGGCAACAACAGCAAGAGCAAG AGGAGCGTCGAGTGAGAGGTTAcacttttttggaaaaaatcgaAGAATcagaaaatgaagaagaaataaacaCCGAGGACAATATAACAAAGGATCCGGCAG ATAAAGGTTTAGATCGTCATCGATCGCGAACAACGTTAGCACCGACGCCCCAAATGGAATTCACAGACGGGGGATATGGACTGCGACTTTGGTCTTCACAGAATACCACTCAAAACAACCATGTCCAAAGAATGAGGAAAATCAGCGACGTACGAGGCGTATCTCCGCGAATGAGATCAGACACGGTTTTTTCCACTATGAGTTTTCTAGAAACTGAAAGTATGGAATTTATTAAAAGAGCAAGAGCTGAAAGTCTTCTTTCGGTGATAACCTCTGATAGTGGAAACGTCAACTTTTGTGCCTCTTCCCAGCGTTATGATACTTTGGCCGACATGATGACAACAAAGGAAGAAGCAGAAATCGGCGGG GTAAAACTGACTGTATTTTGGCGTTACTTCAAATCTATGTCAGTTTGTCTCTTTGGAgccttttttctttgcttactgTTCGCCGAATGTTGGTCAGTGGCAGCACGCATGTGGCTTGCGCACTGGAGCAGCACATCAACCGAGGCCAACTCGACATCACAACAACCGCATGAGCTTGGAATATACGGTGGGCTTGGCTTGTCTCAGGCAGTATTTGTTCTACTAGCGTGTTTCATGCAAGCTTTTGGCTCAGTCATGGCATCTCGTAGTCTTCACAACGGATTGCTTACTAACATTCTTCACTCCCCCATGACGTTTTTTGAGTCTAATCCTCTTGGAAGGATCATTAATCGTTTTTCTAAAGACATGGAAATGGTAGATGATCTTGTTCCAAGAACATTGATCACATTTCTTCGGAGCATCTTAGAGTTGTCTGCAGTGTTGTTTATTATTAGTTATGTCACTCCACTTTTCTTATCCGTCATTCTTCCACTGGGAATCCTCTACACGCTTATTCAG CGAATATTTATGGCAACTGCTCGTCAGTTGAGAAGAATGGAATCAGTGAAGAGATCACCTATCTACAGTCACTTCTTTGAAACTTTGAATGGCGTTAGTACCATCAGAGCTTACTCACAAGAACAGCGCTTCATACAGGAGAACTTCGCCAAAGTGGATGAAAATCAAATGGCTTATTATCCCTACTGCATTTCTGATAG GTGGCTTCAGTTACGGTTAGAGTTTATTGGAAGTTGTGTGATTCTTTTTGCTGCACTTTTCGCCGTGATCAGTCGAGATAAGATTGATAGCGGTATGGCTGGATTGTCTATAGTGTACGCTCTACAG ATTACAGTTAATCTTAACTCCATGGTTCGTAGACGAAGCCAGCTGGAATCTAGCATTGTTTCTGTGGAGCGTGTTAAAGAATATTCTGAGACTCCTACAGAG GCCGCGTGGAGTATTCCAGACATTCGTCCACCGAACGACTGGCCTCAAAGTGGAAGCATCGTCTTTCAAGACTTTGATCTAAAATACAGACAGGGATGTCCACTTGTACTAAAAAATGTTAACTGTATCATTCATCCGGGGGAAAAG ATCGGTATTGTGGGGCGAACAGGAGCTGGAAAATCAACTTTAACTCAAGCCTTATTTCGTATCTTGGAGCGAGCTGGTGGCAAAATCGTTATTGACCAACTCGACATCGCGACAATTGGGCTGCACGATCTTCGTCAACGACTCACCATTATTCCACAG GATCCCGTGTTGTTTTCTGGGACTCTTCGGCTTAATCTGGATCCATTCAGCAAACACACAGATGAGGAACTGTGGCAGGCAATTGAAGCAAGTCACCTTAAAGACCTCGCATCAGAAACAGAGAATGGGTTACAGTTCCCCATCATTGAAGGTGGAGACAATCTAAG tgTGGGTCAGCGACAGTTGGTGTGTTTGGCAAGAGCTCTTCTACGTAAAGGAAAAATTCTGGTCCTTGATGAAGCCACATCCGCGGTTGACATGGAAACCGACGATCTCATTCAGCAGACAATTCGGCGGGAGTTCGCTGACCGTACCGTGTTTACAATTGCTCACAGGCTCAACACCATCATGGACTATACCAG AATTATGGTTCTTGACAAAGGATTTGTGGTAGAATTCGACACACCCATTAATCTGCTGGctcaaaaaggaattttttacAGCATGGCACAGGAGGCAGGGATTGCTTGA
- the LOC140950262 gene encoding multidrug resistance-associated protein 1-like has translation MTEQAEKNLRVVAVSAHDPNVDDDLEAAEAVFTAPDISSQLPVKRGDKFEVLSRDVDWWLYVKNVENEEKGYIPSTCVVPLKDDLTNEEDEELGHNVELTADLVNSSVELKFFPEAPAEKDAVNRSDSPEVKANIFSKLTFWWLTGLIIKGYKNPLVDSDLWALGKNNKSVTIVPKFMEKWAKEEKRCAIGKRCPMEEQQELETAKLKGEEENDDQAVVYNDKDKKQKKKKKEKEKKASLLRAMAYLFGPQFLIGMLVKLSYDVIQFAQPQLVNLLISYTANKSDTEEWKGYVYAVAMFLVAVTMSVIVHQYWQIVFVLGMRIRTAIIGMVYAKALALNNSARKESTAGEMVNLMSVDAQRLMDLTTYINVLWSSPLVILITLYFLFDVMGPSTFAGFAVLLLLIPVNLVITRIARKLQVKQMAAKDLRIKLINEIISGVKVLKLYAWEKSFLSQVSQIRKKELHQLKNAAYLNASFAFSFTCAPFMVALATFAIYVLTGNELTANKAFVALALFNILRYPITFLPNVIVSTIQGQVSINRLTDFLNLPELDPNNVEKTMPEHISTQAIHVEDGSFSWDIDEKPTLQNINVNIPSGSLVAVVGQVGCGKSTLLSAFLGETEKMAGKVYVKGSVAYVPQQAWIQNATVRDNVLFGRSFDPKRYCKTISSCALRTDLDILPGGDMTEIGEKGINLSGGQKQRISLARAVYFDADVYLLDDPLSAVDSHVGKHIFDKVIGPRGKLRKKTRVFVTHGVGFLPQVDQIIVLQNGRISEVGTYSELLQNEGAFSEFLKTFASEQNTEDNAEPPLPRQESVLEEIPEAVEEVDFRPRGETILERQDSQIEISFRRKRADSLSIVTVDTADLDCQFTRPDEHEEDKIIAEEKAKTGRVKLAVFWAYAKSVKVYLAVGIVLFIVLAEIASVASGIWLASWSSANVTSDAERDMYLGVYGGLGVTQATCVLISSLCLAVGSKIASRYLHENLLEHVMHSPMSFFETTPLGRIVNRFSKDISTIDDQVPVTLATFIRTLSTVIGTIIAISFATPIFLVVIVPLGILYVFIQRVYVSTSRQLKRIESVSRSPIYNNFFETINGASTIRAFGQQQRLIRDNYYRVDENHVAYYPGVSANRWLAVRLELIGNLIVLFAALFAVISRDSIESGLVGLSITYALQVINVLNWMVRMSSEVETNIVSVERVKEYTETPTEAEWIIPDNRPPDGWPDAGNIVIEEFDLKYREGLPLVLKNINCNIKPGEKIGIVGRTGAGKSTLTLALFRILERAGGKIVVDGIDIAQIGLQDLRSRLTIIPQDPVLFSGTLRLNLDPFDNHSDEELWKILELSHLKNFVSGTEQGLLHPVTEEGGNLSVGQRQLVCLARALLRKSKVLVLDEATAAVDLETDELIQQTIRREFADRTVFTIAHRLNTIMDYNRILVLDKGFVVEFDSPDNLLALQGIFYSMAQDAGLA, from the exons ATGACAGAACAAGCCGAAAAAAATCTGCGGGTTGTTGCTGTGTCTGCACATGATCCTAATGTGGATGATGACCTTGAAGCAGCAGAAGCTGTATTTACAGCCCCTGATATATCCTCTCAGCTGCCTGTAAAACGAGGAGACAAGTTTGAGGTGTTAAGCAGAGATGTTGACTGGTGGCTTTATGTAAAGAAtgttgaaaatgaagagaaaggtTACATCCCCAGCACATGTGTGGTGCCATTAAAGGATGATTTAACTAATGAAGA GGATGAAGAGTTAGGACACAATGTTGAATTGACGGCTGACTTGGTCAACTCAAGTGTTGAACTGAAATTCTTTCCTGAGGCTCCTGCTGAAAAGGATGCAGTAAATAGG AGTGACTCCCCTGAAGTAAAGGCCAACATCTTTTCAAAACTGACTTTTTGGTGGCTGACTGG ATTAATCATCAAAGGTTATAAAAATCCCCTGGTTGACAGTGATTTGTGGGCTttaggaaaaaataacaagtcTGTCACCATTGTTCCTAAGTTCATGGAGAAGTGGGCCAAGGAGGAAAAGAGATGCGCTAT TGGTAAAAGGTGCCCCATGGAGGAACAACAAGAGCTTGAGACAGCAAAGTtgaaaggagaagaagaaaatgatGATCAAGCTGTAGTGTACAATGACAAGgataagaaacagaaaaaaaagaaaaaagagaaggaaaagaaagcttCGTTACTGCGAGCCATGGCGTACTTGTTTGGGCCACAGTTCCTGATTGGCATGCTCGTAAAACTTAGTTATGATGTGATCCAGTTTGCTCAACCACAATTGGTTAA TTTGTTGATTTCATATACAGCCAACAAAAGTGACACTGAAGAATGGAAAGGATATGTCTATGCCGTTGCCATGTTCCTTGTGGCAGTAACAATGTCTGTTATAGTCCATCAGTACTGGCAGATTGTTTTTGTCCTTGGAATGAGAATACGAACTGCAATCATTGGGATGGTCTATGCTAAG GCACTTGCCTTAAACAACAGTGCTCGAAAAGAATCCACCGCAGGTGAAATGGTGAATCTGATGTCAGTGGATGCTCAACGACTCATGGATCTCACAACTTACATCAATGTTCTGTGGTCTTCACCTCTAGTTATTTTGATAACATTGTATTTTCTGTTTGATGTGATGGGTCCCTCCACTTTTGCTGGTTTTGCTGTGTTGCTCTTGCTTATTCCGGTCAACCTTGTTATCACTAGAATTGCAAGAAAATTACAG GTGAAACAAATGGCTGCAAAAGACTTGCGTATTAAACTGATAAATGAGATCATCAGTGGAGTCAAG gTTCTTAAGTTATACGCTTGGGAAAAGTCTTTTTTGAGTCAGGTGTCTCAAATCCGTAAAAAAGAATTACATCAACTCAAGAATGCTGCATATTTAAATGCCTCTTTTGCCTTCTCCTTCACCTGTGCTCCCTTCATG GTTGCACTTGCGACATTTGCCATTTATGTTTTAACTGGAAATGAGTTGACAGCCAACAAAGCGTTTGTGGCCCTTGCTTTGTTCAACATCCTAAGATATCCAATCACTTTTTTACCTAATGTCATTGTTAGTACCATACAG GGTCAAGTATCGATCAATCGGCTGACAGACTTTCTCAATCTGCCAGAACTGGATCCAAATAATGTCGAAAAGACAATGCCTGAACACA TCAGTACACAAGCTATTCATGTGGAGGATGGATCTTTCAGTTGGGATATTGATGAAAAGCCAACCTTGCAGAA caTTAATGTGAACATTCCAAGCGGTTCACTTGTAGCAGTTGTTGGTCAAGTTGGTTGTGGGAAGTCCACTCTTTTATCGGCTTTCCTGggtgaaactgaaaaaatggCAGGAAAGGTTTACGTTAAG GGTTCTGTGGCTTATGTACCACAACAAGCTTGGATTCAGAATGCCACTGTCCGTGATAACGTTCTGTTTGGAAGAAGTTTTGACCCCAAGCGTTACTGTAAGACAATCAGCTCCTGTGCATTGAGAACTGACTTGGATATTTTACCAGGAGGAGATATGACAGAGATTGGAGAAAAG GGAATCAACCTTAGCGGAGGGCAGAAACAGCGGATTAGCTTGGCAAGAGCAGTGTATTTTGATGCTGATGTTTATCTGTTGGATGATCCACTCAGCGCTGTTGATTCACATGTGGGGAAACACATCTTTGATAAAGTTATTGGACCAAGAGGAAAGCTGAGGAAGAAG ACTCGAGTATTTGTCACCCATGGAGTCGGTTTCCTTCCTCAGGTGGATCAGATTATAGTGTTACAAAACGGAAGAATATCGGAG GTGGGGACGTACTCCGAGCTTCTCCAAAATGAGGGAGCCTTTTCAGAGTTCCTGAAGACATTTGCTTCCGAGCAGAATACCGAGGATAATG CTGAACCACCACTGCCCAGACAAGAGTCGGTGTTGGAAGAAATTCCTGAGGCTGTAGAAGAAGTGGATTTCAGGCCGCGTGGAGAGACGATCCTGGAGAGGCAGGATAGTCAGATTGAAATATCGTTCCGCAGAAAACGAGCTGACAGTTTGTCTATTGTAACTGTTGACACCGCTGACCTGGATTGTCAGTTCACCAGACCAGATGAGCACGAGGAGGACAAGATTATCGCAGAGGAAAAGGCAAAAACTGGCAGG GTGAAACTGGCTGTATTTTGGGCCTACGCCAAGTCTGTCAAAGTCTACCTAGCTGTCGGAATAGTCCTCTTTATCGTCCTTGCGGAAATTGCCTCTGTTGCGTCTGGGATCTGGTTGGCAAGTTGGAGCTCGGCAAATGTGACATCTGATGCCGAACGTGACATGTACTTGGGTGTGTATGGTGGCCTTGGTGTAACGCAAGCAACTTGTGTACTTATATCATCCTTATGCCTTGCGGTGGGGTCTAAAATCGCATCACGTTACCTTCATGAAAACCTTCTCGAGCACGTCATGCACTCACCCATGTCGTTTTTCGAGACCACGCCCCTTGGAAGGATCGTGAACCGCTTCTCTAAGGACATCAGTACAATTGACGATCAGGTTCCTGTAACATTGGCGACCTTCATTAGGACGCTCAGTACTGTTATTGGCACCATAATCGCCATCAGTTTTGCCACTCCGATCTTTTTGGTAGTGATCGTACCTCTTGGAATTCTCTATGTTTTCATTCAG CGAGTATATGTTTCCACATCGCGGCAGCTGAAGAGAATTGAGTCAGTGAGCAGATCACCAATTTACAATAACTTCTTTGAGACAATCAACGGAGCTTCTACCATCCGGGCATTTGGCCAGCAACAACGCCTCATCCGGGATAATTACTACAGGGTTGACGAAAATCACGTGGCTTACTATCCTGGAGTTTCAGCAAACAG GTGGCTTGCTGTGCGTCTTGAGCTGATCGGGAACTTGATCGTCCTCTTTGCTGCCTTGTTTGCTGTTATCAGCCGTGACTCGATAGAAAGCGGCCTTGTTGGACTATCCATCACTTATGCTTTACAG GTCATCAATGTTCTTAACTGGATGGTTCGTATGAGTAGCGAAGTGGAGACGAATATTGTTTCCGTGGAGAGAGTTAAAGAGTATACAGAGACACCTACTGAG GCGGAATGGATTATTCCAGATAACCGCCCTCCGGATGGTTGGCCAGATGCAGGAAACATCGTGATTGAagagtttgatttaaaatacaGAGAAGGATTACCACTGGTCCTTAAGAATATAAACTGCAACATCAAACCAGGAGAAAAG ATTGGTATTGTGGGTCGCACAGGGGCTGGCAAATCCACGCTGACTTTGGCTTTGTTTCGTATTCTGGAGAGAGCTGGAGGAAAGATTGTTGTTGATGGTATTGATATTGCTCAAATTGGACTTCAGGATCTGCGATCACGACTTACTATCATCCCACAG GATCCCGTTTTGTTTTCTGGAACTCTCCGTCTTAATTTAGATCCCTTTGACAACCACTCTGACGAGGAATTGTGGAAGATTTTAGAATTAAGTCATCTGAAGAACTTTGTATCAGGAACGGAACAGGGACTTCTGCATCCTGTGACTGAGGAAGGAGGCAATCTCAG TGTTGGTCAGCGGCAGTTGGTATGTTTAGCACGTGCGTTGCTACGTAAAAGTAAAGTCCTTGTTCTTGATGAAGCCACAGCCGCGGTGGACCTGGAAACTGATGAACTCATTCAGCAGACGATTCGGCGGGAGTTCGCTGACCGCACTGTGTTCACCATTGCTCACAGGCTCAATACGATTATGGACTATAACAG GATCTTGGTTCTTGACAAGGGATTTGTAGTGGAGTTTGATAGTCCTGATAATCTCTTGGCTCTTCAAGGGATTTTTTACAGCATGGCACAAGACGCAGGATTAGCCTag